The genomic DNA TCTCGTGATTGTAGCGCCAAGAATGAAGAAGCAAACCCCCAACAGCAAAGTGTCGCAATAATCCGAACCTCCTCATCTCCGATCATTATCCCAAAATGCAACTATGTCTGTTAACACAAAAATGAGATAtatgttttgaaatttaaataaagatAAATAGAGCAGGTTATCCTATAATCCTCTCATTCTAAGGCGGTCCGGTAACTGAGGCGTTTACTTCTGCGATCTATACATGGCAGGCTCGGTATAAAATTGCGCTTCAACCATCTTCCCGTCTGTAGCTAGGCCTAAAAAACAGGGCAGTGCCAAAGAAGCCAAAATTgataatatttcaatttaaattatatttttcttcttgactTAACGACCTTCTGGTCATGCCGACCATCTAAGGGCTTCCCAGAATTTCAATTTAGGGATGGAACTTTGAACCTCGGTCTTtggaatcgaaaaaaaaaacggagctcACATAATTTACACAAATAACACTTATAGTTTATTACTCGATCGTTCTGATTGCACTTAATGTTTGTAAACGGTAATATGTACAATGTTCAAGCTTATAACAACAATAATTACATTCTAAACCTAATGCCTCTTCTGTTGTATCTAACATCAATGTTGCGctgtacgaaaagggttttgaCTTAGCTTACGACTGACGTACATCCACACGATATGCTCCACACACCGTTGCTGATCCGCCCGATTTTGCACTGACTTGGACACGCGCTCACCACTGCTCGCGATCAACATCCCACAGGGTTAGTAATCCTcgtagctgctgctgtgccgACTCGGTTGCGATTTACGGTAGGCGAGATGTTGACGCTGCTTCAGCCGCTGCTGCTGAATGGCCCGATGGCGAGcggccaacagcagcagctcattAAAGGAAGGATTCTCGAAGTCGTGTGCATTCGCTTGGAAGAGCGCACGCTTCGTCGCAGTTGTCTCATTATACGCGTCAGcctcatcatcttcatcatcatcatcgtcatcgtcgtcgtcgtcatcatcgtcatccagCACGCCCATATAGTCGGCCTCATCGTCCAAGTACTCGGACGAATCTTCCTCCAGCTGGGAAggcaccacctcctcctcttcctcttcctcttcgtcgtcctcctcctcaAGGCTGGGATTGCCAATTTGGGCCTGAATGGCGGCCAAAATCTTTGCCTCCATTTCGgcgtcctcctcgtcctcggTGGCGGATGGCTGAGGTTTCGCTATCGACCGTTTGTAGCGCGGCAGTTCGATCGTCACACGGATCGAATCAGCGGACAGTTGTTTGGTGTGCACATTGGCGCTTCTTAGCCGGGGGGCTTGCCGACGAGCTGCCGGCTGTGGTTTGCGCCTGGAGTTGCTCTTATGCTTTGCTTGGCGTAGATAATACTTCTGCACGATCgctgcagccgtgtgaagaacaCGCTGTGCTGGAGCTTCCCGAGAGACGGCAGTTTGAGCCTTTGACTTGATTTCCTTCGTGATGCCGTTGGGGCTAATTTCGTTGGAGGGTTGCGGTGGATTTTCGGGCTGAGTGTGACGCAGTTCGGGGGAAGCTAGCAGAGCGGTAAGGATTGGATTACGCGGTTGTCCTCGGTGGCGTTGCGATTCCTCGACCACTAGCTCCCAGATACTGCCGTAGATATGTTCAAATGCATCCTGTTCAATGGATGACAAGGCATCAGACTTCATGTAGGTGACGATCATTGGAAGCAAGCGTAACACTTCTAGCTCATCGAAGGTGTCCAATGTGAGTTCTATTGTGAATGAGAGATCGATGATTTATTAGCTTTCATTCTTGATGCTTCATTTCTCAGTCACAGCCATTTTCTGTAGCTTGTCATATGCTGATATTTACCTTTAGACGCAAGAATCGCTCCTTCAGCAACCAGATGTGTTCGGAACTCATTCAATACTTGGAGCGCAGCATCATCAGACGATGCGGTTTGATCTGTTGAGACGAGAAAAACGATGATAATAACGATCATTAGATGTGATTTCACAGTAAGAGCacatttacttttttattgtaaagaTCCCGTACCTATTGCATAGCTGGAGACATTTGTAGCTGCCACGAATAGGCACAGAGCAATTGTAGCACACGAGCACATATTCACCACCATCATTGTCACTTGTTGGATAACTGTTCGGGTTTCGATACTGAGACTTGCACTTGACTTAACGACTTGCTTTTCGATCACACTTCGATCATAGATTGGTCGGTTTACCAATGCTTCATCATTTCGTTTGTTGCACGCTGTAAGGACGAAATCTCGGAATGAACTGATAGTGGTAGCACCCGTGCCAGCCGTTCTTAAATATCCTTCCCCGGGCGCTTGGTACACATTTGCTACCCACGTCTGCAGGAGCCTGGCTAGCTCTCGTGTCGCTCAACGCACTAATTGAGGAGCCACGACGAAGGATGTCTCGCTTTTGCCCGCAGCACTCACCCGTCCTTCTCATTCATCCTTACGGTCACCATCAGGCTCGTCATTtgattgtttggtttggttttttcgaCTTTCGAAGGCAAAGTCTGTTGATCGATTCGTGGGCGCGTAGGGTAGAGTCGTCCGTCACCAACCAGTCCGATCGGGGTTGAAAGACACACACAGTCTACGCCTTCTACGCCCGTATGGGAACCGGCAGGCTCTACGGCTGTCTGCAGCGCGCGCCTGTAGCCTGCAGGTCGGATGTCGAAACGATGTGCCCGGAAATGGTCGGGGCGCCGGCTCGTGTACATTgcgatcggttcggttcgttggCGAGCGAACTTCCTGTGCGGAACAACATGTGCATCCTTTCGTTTTAGCCAATGGCGGACAACAAAGCTTTAAACAATGTTGGTGCCTTTCTTTTTTATGGCCTAGCGTAGAAGATAAAGAgcactccaaaaaaaaaaaaaaaactcgaaacACACCCATTAATTGCGGCACCACACCGTGGGGCCCGATCGTCGGATTGGTTAGCATGTTTGATTAGCTCTCGTGACACAGATCGCTAATGGTGCTAAAAGGTGCCTTTTTGCCCTCGGGCGAGTGGCGTCAAACAGACAGTTACAGGACATGGTCACTGAGCGGGGGTAGCCGGaccaaaacaaacacgcaTCTGGGGCGGGCGATCGTCGTCGGGACGTCGAGCGTTTACGAGCGTGGTAAGATCATTAAACGATAAGGGTGTTTGATCGTTGTACCAAAAGGGCTAAAATAGCTTTCTCGTTTGTATGGATGCACGGGGAGTTTAACGTATAGGGAAACTGTGCTATAAGAAGCTAAGGTTCTAGAACTCGGATTTATTAAGAAACACTCTGATAGAAAgacagaaaatcgaaaaaaatcaCCTAATGTTGCATTCTTCAGTCATTTTGTCTTAAGTATTGACGTTTACATCGTtgaacataataaaaaaataagaagtAAGATACGGAGAAGTTTAGCGATTTTTTATTAATGGCATAAACGGTTAAGTTTCTAATATGTTTAATAATGTACGAgttgtttgttatttgaattagTTACACTTAGTTACATCAGGATACGTGATACTGCACAATGTATTTTTATGTCTAAGCTCCTTATTGATGAGATGCACTTGATCTACTGGCTACAGTTAGTATAAATTGCATTGATACTTATGATAAGCATTGAATACTTATGATTGACCCTAAAAGACGTGCACATAGCGAGAACGATCCTTTGACGGCGATGGCTTTTGGATTTAATTGGCGTTACGTGCTGTTTGACCGACACCAACATATCTAATTATTGAACTAGGCTTATTCATGTGCGTTGAATAGTTTGGTATGTTTAACTTTTAAATTAGCGATAAGGGCCACGTCTGGCAAATCTATattcgaaaaataaaaatgtagaGTGTGTTTGCATAATCGCGAGACACGCGCATGGTATATGGACTTTGGGTTAAGCTAAAGACTGACTGAAAGGTCATCAAACATCTCAAAGATAATCCCTACCATCTCGAGCCTATAGGGAGGATTGGCTGAGATCATCATAGCTAGATAGACGGTACGCGCAAATCAGTGGCTCAAGGTAatctatttaatttaaaagcaCAGGATCGCCATATAATAATGTGAATAATAAAACCCGGCACACAGGCACGCATTGCATTGATTTTTTACTGTGTTGGGCTAGGACATTGAGACATAATTAGTATGCTTCCAAGGACTCACTGCTACCTCTGTAAAAAACAACGCATAGGATACGACAACCACAAATGGTATGTCCTttcgagtgtgtttgtgtgtgttttttaccgGTAGCAAGACATTATGCTGTAACCAACACGCGCAGACACCTGGCACCCGCTCATGACTGGGACTGGGTCGTTCATTTACCCCATCAAAACCCAGGAGCTGTGTGGTGCGTATGAACGAACACTGTCTGGGAAAAACCCCAGTCATCGTCCACCGTGATGTGTCCACCGAGGGCGTTGAACGAGAGTGTGCTCCACCCCGCATTCCGGGCCGTAGGTACGGGTCCTTCAATTCATGATGCAGCAGTGTGTGCGCGAGGTACAAAGTGTCCGTGCGCCACCGTGGCAGACATGTGACGCCCCGGATGGTTCGCAACCCTTCTCCTTCCCACCCAGCGAGCCAGCGCACGGTACGGTCCTCCGCCCCCGGGCAGGGATAATCGTTAGTTGGTGAGCCAAAACAAAGAGCCAAATAACAAGCAGCAGGTCGAGATGGTGCCGTATGTGAGTAGGTTGGTGTAGCAATCTATTCTTTGGCTTTTATTACCTCCACTTGAAAACAGTGCCAGCCCATACTATCTGACGATCGCAGCAAGTGCACCAGGGTAGTGTGAAAGAGAGCGAACGAGGTTGCAAGTACCGCCATTAGGCGAAGGACATACCCAGAAGGTACATGTCCGGTTCCAGGTCTAGCGAGACATAAAATCACTTTCCCACTCGCAGCAGGTGGATTATGGCACCGAGCATAATGCGACACGTTTGGTGGCCACCATTGTTGCGTTTGCTGCACGTTACGTAAGCGTCATTATGATTCGCAACATTAGCAGGTCACACACAGGCACGGGCCGAGTGCCGAGACAACCCCTAACCGGTACGAACGAGCGGGATGGAAGCAGATGGAACTTGAGGAACGAAGCGGAACGGTTTTTATtgagtgtgcaatcaatttaCCCGATCGAAGCGATCGGCAGGAAGCCATGCTGTCGTTTGGCACTGTCCTGCGCGACACTGACGTAATAGTCCTGCCAGTGGTCGGCCCGGCTGGGCTGGAACTGTGTGGCATCGTACGGCAGGTCGGCGGCGCTCGTCGTCAGCTCGATCGCGGACACATCGGCCAGGCTGTGCTGATGGGTATGATAGGACGAGGGAATTATCGGCTGGGTGACGTAATTGAGCTCGGACTGAACCAGGGACGCCGGGGTGGCTGGTTCGGGGTCCTCCGAAACGGGCGCGTGATGATTGGACGGTGTATTAGTGGACGAAACTTCGGCATCGTTACTAACGGAAGGTTCCATAGTTTCCTGCGGGGCTTGCGTCTCGATCGTTTCAGTTGCCTCGGGCACCTCCACGGTAGTGGCGTTAATCTCATCGTCATCCGTTTCGCCatccgctcgaaccgtgcttcGAATCGTTCTCGGAGGACTCACCTTCGGCCGTGATCTTCTGCTCGCGGCTGCAGCTTTCCTAGAGGTaagcttttgctttcttccggACGGTTGATCTACATCATCTGCTAAAGTTGTTCCCTAAATCGGATGCAAATGGAGCACAGTGAATTATACGTTCGTGGCTTGATCGATCGTTGCAGTCTTTCGTTACTCACCGCCGAACCGTTGGACGCGCTTGGAATGGGATCGGAAAAAATGGTCGGCCGCGGTTCGATCGAAGCCGGTCCTGTGCCAAAATGTGACGGTCCGTGCTGCGGGAAATGGCTGGGAAACGGGAAAAGGGCCATCGTTTCAAACTCGGTTCCGGCCGGTCGAAACGGAATCTTTATGTTGATGGACGATCCGCCCGTCCAGTAGGGCGATGCGTAACCGTACGCACCGTAGAATGCATCGAGCGCGGCCGGATGTCCGACGTCAATCTTCACGAACCCGGAACGTCGCGGACGATCGCTATCATCGTCGAGAGAATCAACCAGCGTCAGCCCGGTAAGTAGCCCAAGCAGACCGAGAAATCGTCCTTCACGGCGTcccatgttttgttttctaggAAGATCGTCTTTTGGAGCTGGATGAACCTCAGATTCCATTGTCCATGAACAACGCACCAACAGACACACGTATATCACCAGAAGTAACGAACTACAGTAACGCATAGTTGCACACGAAAGACGAACCGAAACTGAGACTCTGGATGCTTGGGGTGGCCCTTTTTGAAGTGATGAGAACTGGAGTTTCCCCCCGTCGGTACGGTTGgtagcaaaaaagggaaagtgttttcatttttcccgCATGTTCGGTCGTTTTGGGGCGAGTGCTGCATTGGTACACCCGCAGACGAGCACGAATTTATCTGCTCGGCAGAATGGCTTGCAAGACCACATCACATGTTGGAATGAGCACCGAATGTGATAACGGATACTCGAGGTGTCGCCCAGCAGAACAAAAGGGCATATGGTGGAGGAAAACTAATTTTTACACGCATTGTAAGCAGctcaaaaacaattcaaataagaaaatatgaaattgttaatattctctctcgctttattGACGACAATATTCGAATGCAAAAATAGATCGGAATCGAATATCCGCCGCATGTGTTTTCCTGCCACGCTAGATCAAACTCTCTCGATAGTTCGTGGGGTCACCGTTTTCGTAACGCAGCTCGATGTATTCGATAACGACCGCACCCTCGTCGGTGCCAGCATCTTCATCGTCTCCGGATGCGGTGTAGTGCGGCAGCTCCTCGTCGGTGCTTGACTCGGCCACCGCGTTCACGTGCACCGAGACGGATCTGCGTCCGGGTTCGTTTTCGAATGGTGGGAAGGAACGGcaaggagagaaagagaaatgcAAGCGTAtctttcgtgtgtgtgtggaggtgtgtggttgtgtgtatgAATGTGAGTGGCGCATTTCGGCCGCCCGCCCGTGTCCTACTAACTTTCGTTCGTTACTAACACTTTGGTTGGAAATGGCAGTGTGCACGTGTTCGAACGAGATTTTCTATCGCTGTCCGTGGCGCTTTACTGAAGGCTTTCACAACTTCATGTGATGAGGGTGGCATGGTTGAGTGGGGAGATTCTTTCGTCAATTTGGTCAATCTTTCATCATATTACCAATTAGATCTATCTATATCCGGGATGACACTGACGGTGGATCTGATTGGACGGTGGTCCAGAAGGAATCGATTTCGAATTTTCGTTGATTGGCGCCAATTCGTAATGAACGTGATGAAAGTGGCGATGTCAGGTGATGTCAAGTCATGGCAGGCAAAAGAGGAGGGGTAGAAATGATTCGGTTAGTATCTCTTTGGTCGGCAGGCTGCTGACGATGTTAGGCTAGCGGTAAGGAGAAACTAGTACACAGGAAGGTCATGCTACTGCCAACTTACCGCTGTGTTGACCAGTGGCTAGATTCTCGTTGATCTTCCCGGACGGATGCACGGGCACTGAAACAAGGCAAGACAAAGGTCCACGGGAATGATTAGTAAACAAACAGCCGAACTGTCATTTGAGGAAATGATTAGTAAACAAACAAGTCAATTGACGTTTTGGCTAGCGCAGCAGGCTGTGAAATAACAAGCTCCACATACCCGTAACTAGATTATCTCGAGTACTTATTCAAAGTTTCCTGGAGTCAACTAAAAGTTCCTGCCTGTCGAAATAGTGCTAATAAAAACTTTAGACTTACTTGTAGCGATGGCTGTTGGAGTGTTGCAGCTTGCTGGACAGTATCTCGAGCCGCCTGTAGGTGGACGAAAGCATCAGCGATAGCGGAGTGGCCACTGCCCACAGGAACAGACACAGGAAGGCCGAAAACCAGAGTCCGTTCATTGGATCCATAATGTGGTGGCAGAACAGCATGCGCATCGCATCGAAGATATCGAACAGCGGCCGGCAGCTCGCACACCCCCCGTTCAGCACGGTGGACGTGTAGTTCCGGTACGAGTCCAGATGAGCCCGTAACCGGGCCCGGTAAACGTCACTACGATTGTAACACACCTCGGCTGCTTCCGTGTCGAGGAACGTCTGGGCATTGCGCAGATGCGACAAGCTTTTGTTAACCTGTGCTGCCCACGGTGAGAGTTGCAGCTCCAGTGCCGTCAGATGGTACACAATATGGCTGCGCAGCTGTTCGAGCGGTGCCAGCAAGGAAAGCTGCAAACGCTTGGCCCGTGAACCGAGCGTTGTCATGCGACTCGCTGTGGCCACGTCCTGGATCTGGGCCGAAACACGCTGCAGCTGATCGATGAAGGTAAGTACGTCCTTGTCGGGTGAGAGTTGCGTTAGCTCCATGCGCGTACCGGTCAGATTGAGGTCCGAATCGTACAACATATCTTCCAGGATACCCTGTATGCGCACGGTAAAGCCAATGAATGGTTCCTCGCTTGCGCCAACACTTTCGATCGCTCGCTCAAGGTCGGGCCGCTGACGGTGCTCGAGCTTGGCGGTGAGATTCAGCAGTGTGTCGAGCTGAAAGGTGGAGTACGATCCGTGACCCTTTTCGCATTCGTTCAGTGCCGTCGACAGCGATATTTGCACCGGCTGTGACCATTGAGCTTCGGGTGGGGCCGCCTTTCGCAGCAGCTCACCAATGATGCCGTACTGCGGTTCGGTCGGATAGATTAGTCCCGGTTTGTCTATGAGCTTCTGGAGCACCGTGTATTCGGGTTCGTTGTACAGCGGGTGACAGATGAAGAGTTGGCCATGTGCTCCGAGTAGCATCTCCATCATGGTAAACCCTGACAGCGCTAGGCTCGCGATGCAAATGCAGATAGCGCCGAGGATAAGCGTAATGCCGGCCTTATTGTCCGCATGGCAACAACCGCAGCTGAGTGCACTCAGCAGTATGAGCGTTACCAGCAGTGTCATGATCGTGGTAGCAAGTCCAGCCAACCACAGTATGGCGCCAATTTCACGGTACCGATCAAAGAACGAATCGGAAAAGTTGGCCGTCCGGTTTACCTGCTCCACAAGCTCGCCTATGGTTTGGGTAAGGATACTGACGGTCGCATGGATGTCGGTGGACAATTCTTCCAGCCGCTCGTGCACTTGGTCTGCCTGATTGTCGGTCACGTTTCTAACGTCTATGGCGTAGTTACGAAAGGTGGATCGCGCTAGTGTTAGCTCCTGCGTTAACGCGTGCATGCTACTGTTGCGACTGGCCTCACCCATCGCCATTAGCTTGGCCAGCGTGCGATCGGCCTGCAGCTTTCGAATGCGCTCGATCAGTCCCGTGTCTTCAAAGTTCCGAATCCGAAGCGTGTCGCAAAGCGGACGATCACGGAACgtgcactggcgctgcagtaCCGATAGCTGTATCTGCAGCTCGTCCAGCCGGTACTCGGCTTCGTACGAGATTTTAGCTGCCCTGGCCAATGCATCCTGCAGCAGATGGATGCGGCGCGAcagattgctgctgctggtgctgatctCGATGATGGAGTCGAAGATGATGTCGATACCGGTGAACAGTGCGAGATGGTGCTGAATCGGTTCGCCAAGCAATTTGTCCACGCTTTCCAGATCGTTCCGAATGCGCTCGGTGGCGGTCGCGAGTCCTTCCGCTATCACGAAACGCATTTGTGATTCTGCGTCGCGCAAGAACGTTGCCGCGTCTAGCAGCGAGGACCGCACAACGGTGGGCGTGTGATCAACGGCCGATGCAATTTGTTCGTTCGTGACGAACATTGCTATCACGCCAGCGCTGCAAACGATGAGTAATGAACGATAAGTTATGGAGCAAACATTTCTCACCCCCCCTGGAACAACGCAACTCCGTTATCGCCGAGCGATGGCGTTCGACGCAACCTACATCAACAGCAGTATGACGACCTGTAGCATCAGTCCCAGAAAGCTTTTCCGGCAGTGCAAAGACTCTTCTAGTGATAGCTCCTCCGCTTGTATGATAGCGTCAACGGTGGGTCCCGGGTTGAGATCATCATCCGGCTCCTTCGCACATCCCCAGGCAATGGTGTAGCAGAGTGGAATAAGCGATATCAGGAAGAAAATCGCTATCAGGCAGATATATCCCGACTCAACCTTGAGTGCCTGCAACCGAGTAGGAAAGTTTAGTGCCCCCTTTCACCACGCCGCATTCCCAGTGCGGTAGCAATCACCTCGAGTATTAGTTGCAGGAAGGACACCTTTGTGTGGAAAGCGTCGCGCAGCAGCTCTAGAATGCAATAGACTTTTATCAACACTCAGGACCCGACCCACCCGACGGTAGGAAGCGTGCCACCCGACCGCCCGTGGCGTTCGTGTCGGGTAATTGTCTTACCTACTGGCAGATCGTACGGTGTGATGTAGGACAGAAACGTGGACAGATAGGAGAAGACGAACGTGCCATGGTAGAGTCCGAGTGTCGGTATGATGTAACTGTCTGTCGCGACCGGCTCTGGATAGTCGTGCGGGATCGCCACTGCCTGGTCCTAAATGACGCTCGGAACGTTAAACTTTCTGCGAGCTGGGTGGGTGATATGCTGGTGGATGTAAGTCCTACCTACCATGGCTTAACGTTGAGCCAGCCCAAAAACAGTAAAATCAAACCTATTGTTCATCCAGCAGTTGGTAGTCCCctccgtttgtgtgtgtgcttctggATGGCATATCTAATTTCCAGCGGCTGCAGCGAATGCGTCAGCTATGACGAACGGTTGACGTTTGTCGATTGAACCAAGTAAGGGCGATGATAACGAATCAGCTCGTTTGATTTCCGATGAACTGTTTACACAGTTTGAAGTCAGGTGAAAGATAACGCTGTGACGAAGCGTTATCAAAATTGCGTTGATCTACACTTGtagtggcaaaaaaaaattagataAGAGTACGCGGAACAGCAAAAAATTCCGCGAAAAATGGGCCTATAAAAATGGGCCTATACGGCACGGCGTATTGGAACGCTAAAGAATGGTAATATTTACCGAGTTCAAACGTAGACTGAGTTCTTGCTTCACGCAACTCTACAGTAAGGCTTCTTGAAGTGTAATTCTACGCGGTAGTATCGTCGTTTGGAACATGTGAGAAGAGCTCACCACATTCTGCTATAAGTCACCTGcattttaaaaacacacacacactcaatgCGCTGTATCCATTTCACACCGTAAAACCACGCACTAGAAACCCTCGAAAACTGGATTTAAACTGTCCTGAAGCACAAAACCTTAGTTGTTGGAGTGTTGTAAAATGTGTAATCACATCCAAAGCGCGTTGCAATGTACAGAGAGCACTGTAGCTGGAGGGCACGTGCTATCCACCCTTATGCTTCGCACACGTGTGTCATTCATCACAAACCCACTCCTGGTGCAAGCGCCACATTGACAATTGGACGGGCGAATTTGTGATTGAACGCACTGTGATGTATCATGCCGAATTTTATTGCACCGATCTGCATGACAGTGCTCCTTGGTTGAAGTTAATGAATGTGCTTCAAAATATAGCCCGGCAACCATACGATTGATGTATGGTTCCTCTTTTCTGACACGTCGACAAGAACTGACGCTAATTAGATTATTGGCACATCGGAGGTGTTTATTGATTGTACCAAAGTAAACTTGCGTTAAGGAACCACCACAGGGGCGCAGTGTTTCGAGACGGAAGACATATGGACGAAAACTTGATTGGGACTAAAAACTCTGCGGAAAATCTCCATCTAACGAAGGCCGCAAGACACAAGGATCACTTTGCGCGGTTGTTGCAGTTTTGCTCTTCGTATCGGAAACTTTAAACAACCAGTGTCACACACCGTTCACAGTGTCCACCGAACCGGAACGGCTGCACGTGTCGAAAGCTAGCTGGGAACTGAAGTCCACCGCGGACCGTATGTAAAACAGTTTGGATGCGCTTACGCATGTCTGCCGTCGGATCACGATGGATGGGGAGGGTGGTGGCTGGGGCTGTGTTCGGGAGAGCATGGTCAAGCGATGCGATGGCACGTGGAAGGCACGATTCGGAACGAAGCAGgaaatgcaaagaaaaacgTTACGCACTCATTCAATAGACACCTTTTTTTGACAGTATAAGGCAAAATAGCACGGAAGGCGAGCATCCTTTATTCCTGAGCATAATGGGGTTATTAGACGAGGGATTTTTCatcggtgattttctgtcaaaacaCGTTTGACAGATAAATGCCGGTCTGAAAAAATGAATTCGACATGCTCAATTCAGATTTCGATCgcgctggtttttttctgtcaaagtgtggattgtttacattttgaaagcgttgttttgcctcgcaatttttattgaatattattgtCCAGTTTATTGCGTGTGATTTAAGATgaatattgaagacgatgttttGTTAATGCATAGAGAGCGATTTGGGACCAGTTTGAACCGAAAAATCTCTAACCGAATGTTCGTCTGACCGAAGTGCTGTCGGTCACGAAAAAGTATCCCTATCATAATGGCATCGTCAGTCGGTGCCCGGCATGGTACGATACGtgttaatgataaatatttcattccattttagaataacggacaattcaaatgtaaaataattcggatgatggcaataaaaatctgtgcagcatattgtgttattacacggacagctggtttttttctgtcaaacgccctatttgacagaaaatcaccaaccaaaaaattcCTCGTGTAATAACCCCATAACATTATTCACTTGCGAAAGAGAGTCACAGGTACTGGTCGAGTAAGGCCGGCGTATGGTGTAATGTCGTACCGGTCGGATGGTCTTTGGCTTTCGTTCGCTACTTGGGTTTTATGTAGAACGCCTTGGTAAGCATCGACACTACGCAGGGCATCTGTTTCATTGCATCCATAGCTAGATTGTCCGGCACGTTCGATTGATACTGATACGCGACCCTACGCGAAACGGCAGTCAACAGCTGCAAAATCTCCTTCGTGTGAGCGTGCTGCTCTAGCTCGGTGCTAAGCGATTGAATGAACCAGGAACCGTTGATGGGATGGCGCCAGGAGTAATGCCCATCATACGTAGAGTACATCACCAACAGGTCTGCCATGGTAGGAATGAGAAAAAGCAGCCGCTTCGAAGACGAATCGACCG from Anopheles stephensi strain Indian chromosome 2, UCI_ANSTEP_V1.0, whole genome shotgun sequence includes the following:
- the LOC118503230 gene encoding prominin-1-like isoform X1, translating into MDQAVAIPHDYPEPVATDSYIIPTLGLYHGTFVFSYLSTFLSYITPYDLPVVYCILELLRDAFHTKVSFLQLILEALKVESGYICLIAIFFLISLIPLCYTIAWGCAKEPDDDLNPGPTVDAIIQAEELSLEESLHCRKSFLGLMLQVVILLLIAGVIAMFVTNEQIASAVDHTPTVVRSSLLDAATFLRDAESQMRFVIAEGLATATERIRNDLESVDKLLGEPIQHHLALFTGIDIIFDSIIEISTSSSNLSRRIHLLQDALARAAKISYEAEYRLDELQIQLSVLQRQCTFRDRPLCDTLRIRNFEDTGLIERIRKLQADRTLAKLMAMGEASRNSSMHALTQELTLARSTFRNYAIDVRNVTDNQADQVHERLEELSTDIHATVSILTQTIGELVEQVNRTANFSDSFFDRYREIGAILWLAGLATTIMTLLVTLILLSALSCGCCHADNKAGITLILGAICICIASLALSGFTMMEMLLGAHGQLFICHPLYNEPEYTVLQKLIDKPGLIYPTEPQYGIIGELLRKAAPPEAQWSQPVQISLSTALNECEKGHGSYSTFQLDTLLNLTAKLEHRQRPDLERAIESVGASEEPFIGFTVRIQGILEDMLYDSDLNLTGTRMELTQLSPDKDVLTFIDQLQRVSAQIQDVATASRMTTLGSRAKRLQLSLLAPLEQLRSHIVYHLTALELQLSPWAAQVNKSLSHLRNAQTFLDTEAAEVCYNRSDVYRARLRAHLDSYRNYTSTVLNGGCASCRPLFDIFDAMRMLFCHHIMDPMNGLWFSAFLCLFLWAVATPLSLMLSSTYRRLEILSSKLQHSNSHRYNARASVREDQRESSHWSTQRSVSVHVNAVAESSTDEELPHYTASGDDEDAGTDEGAVVIEYIELRYENGDPTNYRESLI
- the LOC118503230 gene encoding prominin-1-like isoform X2 → MDQAVAIPHDYPEPVATDSYIIPTLGLYHGTFVFSYLSTFLSYITPYDLPVELLRDAFHTKVSFLQLILEALKVESGYICLIAIFFLISLIPLCYTIAWGCAKEPDDDLNPGPTVDAIIQAEELSLEESLHCRKSFLGLMLQVVILLLIAGVIAMFVTNEQIASAVDHTPTVVRSSLLDAATFLRDAESQMRFVIAEGLATATERIRNDLESVDKLLGEPIQHHLALFTGIDIIFDSIIEISTSSSNLSRRIHLLQDALARAAKISYEAEYRLDELQIQLSVLQRQCTFRDRPLCDTLRIRNFEDTGLIERIRKLQADRTLAKLMAMGEASRNSSMHALTQELTLARSTFRNYAIDVRNVTDNQADQVHERLEELSTDIHATVSILTQTIGELVEQVNRTANFSDSFFDRYREIGAILWLAGLATTIMTLLVTLILLSALSCGCCHADNKAGITLILGAICICIASLALSGFTMMEMLLGAHGQLFICHPLYNEPEYTVLQKLIDKPGLIYPTEPQYGIIGELLRKAAPPEAQWSQPVQISLSTALNECEKGHGSYSTFQLDTLLNLTAKLEHRQRPDLERAIESVGASEEPFIGFTVRIQGILEDMLYDSDLNLTGTRMELTQLSPDKDVLTFIDQLQRVSAQIQDVATASRMTTLGSRAKRLQLSLLAPLEQLRSHIVYHLTALELQLSPWAAQVNKSLSHLRNAQTFLDTEAAEVCYNRSDVYRARLRAHLDSYRNYTSTVLNGGCASCRPLFDIFDAMRMLFCHHIMDPMNGLWFSAFLCLFLWAVATPLSLMLSSTYRRLEILSSKLQHSNSHRYNARASVREDQRESSHWSTQRSVSVHVNAVAESSTDEELPHYTASGDDEDAGTDEGAVVIEYIELRYENGDPTNYRESLI
- the LOC118503230 gene encoding prominin-1-like isoform X3; translation: MDQAVAIPHDYPEPVATDSYIIPTLGLYHGTFVFSYLSTFLSYITPYDLPVVYCILELLRDAFHTKVSFLQLILEALKVESGYICLIAIFFLISLIPLCYTIAWGCAKEPDDDLNPGPTVDAIIQAEELSLEESLHCRKSFLGLMLQVVILLLIAGVIAMFVTNEQIASAVDHTPTVVRSSLLDAATFLRDAESQMRFVIAEGLATATERIRNDLESVDKLLGEPIQHHLALFTGIDIIFDSIIEISTSSSNLSRRIHLLQDALARAAKISYEAEYRLDELQIQLSVLQRQCTFRDRPLCDTLRIRNFEDTGLIERIRKLQADRTLAKLMAMGEASRNSSMHALTQELTLARSTFRNYAIDVRNVTDNQADQVHERLEELSTDIHATVSILTQTIGELVEQVNRTANFSDSFFDRYREIGAILWLAGLATTIMTLLVTLILLSALSCGCCHADNKAGITLILGAICICIASLALSGFTMMEMLLGAHGQLFICHPLYNEPEYTVLQKLIDKPGLIYPTEPQYGIIGELLRKAAPPEAQWSQPVQISLSTALNECEKGHGSYSTFQLDTLLNLTAKLEHRQRPDLERAIESVGASEEPFIGFTVRIQGILEDMLYDSDLNLTGTRMELTQLSPDKDVLTFIDQLQRVSAQIQDVATASRMTTLGSRAKRLQLSLLAPLEQLRSHIVYHLTALELQLSPWAAQVNKSLSHLRNAQTFLDTEAAEVCYNRSDVYRARLRAHLDSYRNYTSTVLNGGCASCRPLFDIFDAMRMLFCHHIMDPMNGLWFSAFLCLFLWAVATPLSLMLSSTYRRLEILSSKLQHSNSHRYNARASVREDQRESSHWSTQRSTVSVIPDIDRSNW